CCAGCCTGCGGACAACGGCATTGATTGAACCGTTTACCGAATCGATTGCGCGGTTGGCACAGTCGGTGAGTTCTGCTCCGCTCACTTCTCCGGCTCTGACCAAATCGGCCAATCCAGTGGCGTCATGTGCGCTGTAGTCCTTCAAGTCCATGTCTCAAGCTCCTTATTTATGTCCTGTCACTTCAGGGCAAAGAGAGCTTGCAGCAAAGCGTCAATCTTTTGAATGATGCAAATGACCTATGGTGGCGAAGATCGGTCGGGGCTGGCCGAAGCAAGGACGGAGGCCAGCGTCGCTCGGTTGTGGACGCCCAGCTTGTCGTAGATTTGGCTCGTCTGATTGCGCACCGTAGCCGGGGAAATACCCAGATGGCGCGCGACGTGTTTATGGCTGAGGCCTTGGGTCAAGAGTGCTGCCACTTCCGCTTCGCGCGGGCTTAACCGACTGACCGGTGACAGGGGTCTGACGTGCACTCTCCGAAGTCCAGCGCCGTCGTCGACTTTGGCTGGCTTCGCGGTGATGACCAGTCCCAAATCATCAGCCACGAGTCGACCGGTGCGCGTCAGTGCCGTTCGGATGGCTGCCTGCAACTTATCGCGGACGGGGCCCTCAGCATCCATTCCCAAGGCAAGCAACCCGGCACCGCCAAAGACGCAGTGCCCGGCAGCGGAGACCAGCAGCTCAACACCCTCACCGCTAGTCGCGGCAGTCACGTCTGCCCGTTGGCGGATTTGTCGGTCCAACACCTCAACCGATGCGTACAGAAAATCGCGTTCTCCGTTGTGCCAGCGGCGCACGGACGATCCCCCATGGCGCAAACAGGCCAAGAACAATGAGCCTTGATGATCCGTTCGTATCTGGGTGGCTGTGGCGATGGACCCGATGCCATACCGATCCACCATCGCCATCATCCCGTCCGTCTGCACGGCTTGACTTCGCAGGTACGTGGCAACTCGTCTCGGGGCCTTGCGAATCTGATCAAGCAACAGATCTTCGTGGCTCATCGCCTGCCATGTTTGATAGAAGTCACCCGGCAGGTTCAGCGCAGCCGTGCCATGCATCACCGGGCCGGTATTGCTTGAGTTTGACGGCACGCCATTGCCCGCGCTTGAAGTCTCCCAGCCCAGGAACCCATACCAGGCCGAATCAAAGCCCAGCACCTTAGCCAGCCGCCTCACGCACCCATCCAGAGCAGAAAGCGGGGGCATTTCCTCTAGAAGTCGATCGACATCATTGAGGTAGGTCGAAAAGGTTCGAATGCTGCAGGTCAACAGCTGGCCCCCGTTGCTTAAGAATGGAAAGGAGTAGCACGCGTATCAATGTACTGGACTTCAACCGCTTCTGTAGACAATTATCATCTTCCAGTTCGAAGTTGTGACGTCTCCCCCATATCCGGACACTTTCAAACTGGAGTTGGACGGCTTCCGGCTTGTTGACCCGACCTCTTTTTGACGTACTCACTCGGGGTCAGGTCTGGGCGATGACAACATCTGACATTGGCAGGGCAACGCATGGCAGGCAATAGCCCATCGCTGATGAGTGGCCGCTGCC
The DNA window shown above is from Variovorax sp. RA8 and carries:
- a CDS encoding helix-turn-helix transcriptional regulator, with protein sequence MRRLAKVLGFDSAWYGFLGWETSSAGNGVPSNSSNTGPVMHGTAALNLPGDFYQTWQAMSHEDLLLDQIRKAPRRVATYLRSQAVQTDGMMAMVDRYGIGSIATATQIRTDHQGSLFLACLRHGGSSVRRWHNGERDFLYASVEVLDRQIRQRADVTAATSGEGVELLVSAAGHCVFGGAGLLALGMDAEGPVRDKLQAAIRTALTRTGRLVADDLGLVITAKPAKVDDGAGLRRVHVRPLSPVSRLSPREAEVAALLTQGLSHKHVARHLGISPATVRNQTSQIYDKLGVHNRATLASVLASASPDRSSPP